In the Archocentrus centrarchus isolate MPI-CPG fArcCen1 chromosome 19, fArcCen1, whole genome shotgun sequence genome, GCTGTGCCAGGAAAAACCTGCAGGCAGTCCTGTCCTTGATGGTGGCCCATCAGCTGAAAGCCTGCCTAAATGACAAACTGACCAAATTAACATCATCACCATATCCTGAAGAAATTCCTTTGTTTTTGCTCCTTTCACATCTCAGCACAGAGTCTGTAATGTAACAGACGGGTCAGTGGTTCTGCATGCAGATGGTGGGCTTAGCTTCACAAACAAATACGATCTCACTTACAGGCTGGGGCTGAGCATTTTATTACTTCGCCCCCTGTTATATGGATATAAAAACATCCTGTTTGCACACTTAGTGTGCTGCAGGGATGATGAAACATTTCCCCAAACATGCTGGCATGTAGATCAGGAAGTGTGCTTCAGCCATGGGAAATGTAAGGAACAAACTCATCTCCATTTTCTTGGCCTTgtctacatttttgttttaacatcaaagtagaaaaacacaagGCAGAAAACTGCTGTTCTTTTATCCATCAGCATGCAGCTTTTTAACATGGTCATTAAATACAGCTGCAAAATACAGCTTTCGCATAATTTATGACACTTGAAAATGATTTGGCAGCTTTAAGTCATAAATTAATCTGCGCTGAACTTGTCAAATACCTTGACTGATGTGTTTATCAGCTTCTGTATTTAATACTTCTACACTTTGGGGATTATTAAATGGCCAACTTGGATCCTGTTCAGATTGAATTATTATTGGAACAAAGTCAGAGCTTTTTATCTGAGACAGGAGAGCATATTTTGTAACCAGAATATAAATGAAGATGTGTCATCACTTTTTATGCTGTATTTTTGTATGCAGGGCTCATCTTCGTGGTGGACAGCAacgacagagagagagtgaacgAGGCGAGGGAGGAACTGTCCAGAATGCTCGCTGAGGACGAACTCAGAGACGCCGTGCTGCTCgtttttgcaaataaacagGTGAGCTCGTGTTTCAGCTCCCCACAGAGATGCACTCGCATCCATAAAAATGAACTTGAGAATTATTTTTCTGCTCAATTGGTTTGAATAATAAAATGCTCAGATATCAAGATGAACCTGAACTCAAACACAAGGTAATATAAAAGAAACGGGTGTTAGGAGGGTGaaatataaactttatttaaaatgacccaaaagaaaagaaatgacacCAGTCTTTTATACTTTGTTGACTTGTGTCCTTATTGTGTATTTCAATTTTTCAACCCAAAGAAATAAGAAATTTGATTCAAAGTAGCAATGCATGTCAGTCACACATACATGTGCCGCGTTGCAGTGTGGGCgacgcaggttcgagtcccggcctgtcggcAATTTTCCCGCATGTCTTCtcccgtatctttcccccattacTGTCTCTCCTCTACTGCAaataaagccgctgtggccaaaaaattaGGTAGGGGGGAAACCCTCTTCCAACCATGTCATTACTAATGTGCTAATCAGTAGACCCAACCACAGATATTAGATGtcacagcagagaaaaacaaacagcatattGTCTCCTCTGCCTATGAGAACAGGTTCTGTGTTTGAGTGCATGTTTGCCTGAGGACAGGTTCTCTGCAGGTTCTTTGTCGGTTGATGCGGATTCAGATTTTATCTAGTGGTCTGCATGCCATTGAGTTCACATCTGTTCGGTTAGCAAGAGCTTCTGAGCACGAGGAGCTTGCAGAATCTTGGTGGATGCTGGTCCGTCTTTGCAGACTttcttgtgtgcagtttgtgagAATCAATAAAATTATTGATAAGGGGACCcattaaatacaaaaactgcAAAGTTTCATAAAGGTGTGAGCATGCCCAGTCTCTCAAAAATGAAATTGATTTGTATTAAAAACAGTGTTAACATAAGCTAGTACATTAATAATTCAGTATAGTAAATGatacaatacaaaataaaatattaatgctaaaaatataaagcattaatTAGTATTACTCCTAAGGATAATTCAGTAATGAATAATAAGCAGACTAATTGCAACAGAGCCTTTGCACTTTTGGTGTTCAGGCCCTTATGATGGTAAAGATAATTCCCATGAGCCCTCACTGCTCAAGCTAACACGCAGAGCTCCCACTGTGTGAGGAGCCAAATCTATGAAAGTGGATGCTTGTTGGCAACCAGCATTGTAAATTATAAGTTATTAGCCAGTTAGCATTCATGGGATAATCCTTTCTGGTTCTTAGAATGATCAAAGAAAATGTCTTTCATATGACCTGAAAACAaatgactgagaccataaactcatcagcgAAGTGTTTACTGGGGGCTGCATGTTCTACCATATACTTCTATAGGCTGTTGCCCCCTAGTGGCCATTGAAAGAATGtaagtttaaggcacttccacattgTTCTCACTGTTCAGACCTGTAACTGTACTGTTGATGAAAACATGGGATTTGTGGTTCAGATGTTTAAAAATGGTCAGAACTGCATCATAACTCACTTCTTGCCCTCCAGGATCTCCCCAACGCCATGAACGCTGCAGAGATCACAGACAAGCTGGGCCTGCACGCCCTTCGCCAGCGCAGCTGGTACATCCAGGCCACCTGTGCCACCAGCGGAGACGGCTTGTACGAGGGCCTCGACTGGCTCTCCAACCAGCTGAAGAACCAGAAATGATCCATTCCAGCagttttgaaaatttttttgtttgtttgttgtttattttttttttctgttttgacacAGCGGCAGCACCGGATCCAGGCCCCCTTCTGCGCCCCTCTAACTCCTCTGCTCCGGCTCTTTCTTTCAACAACTTCCTCCtgctttctcctcttcctcgtcagtACTATTGGGGCTCTAGCCtgtgctgcttgtgtgtgtgtgtgggtttgtgtgcctgtgtgtgtgtgtgggtgtgtgggtgtgaaggCGTCTCTGTGTATGCTGGCTGGGATTGGGAGTAACCCTGGCGTGCCTTTTACACACCTCCTGTGGAATCAGCAGTCTGGTTTTCAAGCCCCTCTCTCTCCATCCACCAAACTCAGCCTCTGCCCCGCTCGGCCTGCCCCCTCCTCCCCACCTAATCTCAGTCTTGCACGGCTCCCCCACCTGTTCCCGTTCTCTCCCCTGCCCTTACTCTCCAGAGGAAGCATGGTTTTCATACGGCAAGAAAGAGCAAGGGTGCAACCCCACTCCTCCCTGTAGAATATATCTATATCGACTAGAAATGCCCACCTTCAGTGCTTAGATGTTCATTTTAACCTGATTTTTGAAACCGCAAACCCACCAAGAGATTCAGTAAATTGCATCTTAACCTGTATCAGGTCGAAGCAAATGggggaccccccccctcccccagaaaaaaaaaaaaaagaagaaaatagaaATTCCCATCCTCGGTCATTCTGGTGTCATCTGAAAATCATGCTGTtggttttattaatattattattattatattggaATATAACAGATTATTCTTAGCGATGGTTCTCCAGTGAACACTACCTTTCTCCCCTCCCACCACTAAGCGAGAGCGTGAAgcacaaaagaagaaatgttttaaattcaaatcTCCGAGAATATGCAGTTCTTATCTTTGGGTTGCCGGCGTTTAAATCTTGGGATTAAATTcggattttcatttttttgagatGACCTTCAGTGTTTCCATGTCAGATACAAGGTGTTGGACATTTTGCACACTTCAGACTGAGGCAGGTGTCCTGATACATTCACAGGCTTCACATGTTATTCCTTTAAAGAAatgttacatgtttttttttttttttttttttttctgtaactaGTTTTAGCATTTCTATTTGTACTTTGACTGCTGAACCAAATGCATTTGAGCAGTATGACAAATCCTGTATATGGAAGTAGAAAGTGTATCCTCGAGGGCCTCAGACGAGTTTTTCTCTTCTCACCAACGGTtggcacttttattttgaaactctgAAAGCATCCCAGCTGTGTGTgatcgctttttttttttcttcctggtcGGGATGAAGGATTGGCaccaaaaaaagataaaaaaatacattttaaaaaacaaaa is a window encoding:
- the arf2b gene encoding ARF GTPase 2b, with translation MGNVFASLFKGLFGKKEMRILMVGLDAAGKTTILYKLKLGEIVTTIPTIGFNVETVEYKNISFTVWDVGGQDKIRPLWRHYFQNTQGLIFVVDSNDRERVNEAREELSRMLAEDELRDAVLLVFANKQDLPNAMNAAEITDKLGLHALRQRSWYIQATCATSGDGLYEGLDWLSNQLKNQK